From Acinetobacter suaedae, one genomic window encodes:
- a CDS encoding AraC family transcriptional regulator, which produces MSQLKNYTGSVFGGLGHLLKAYCEAKHIPIPEQLQRIQNQERFDYVIWRDLLEDLNRIQPTTALGLEIATYVQPKHLGIIAYLALSCENLGEALARYHDFHRLIYDGSPLIVEFDHPYASIRWEAPEPHPTQLTDEIAIALMVQFLKLFMSGEQIHLHEVHFVNIAPKNTHIYEQYFHCKVRFDQPKTQLLLPVSEAFKPLKTGDHTLQQLLLQQAQALLEKLPNSTQLDQRLQHAILTGLQKNQYQIDCIAEKLGLSVRQLQRHLQQQDTTFQARVQQVRFMLATEYLKNPHLSLQEIALLLCYSEQSAFQRAFKLWAGKTPQQWRKNNIIYNL; this is translated from the coding sequence ATGTCTCAACTCAAAAACTATACAGGCTCTGTTTTCGGTGGTTTGGGGCATTTGTTAAAAGCCTACTGTGAGGCGAAACATATTCCTATTCCAGAACAATTACAACGCATTCAAAATCAAGAGCGATTCGATTATGTCATTTGGCGAGATTTGCTCGAAGACTTAAATCGCATACAGCCCACTACCGCCTTAGGGCTCGAAATTGCCACCTATGTTCAACCCAAACATTTGGGGATCATTGCTTATTTAGCACTGTCGTGTGAAAACCTAGGCGAAGCTTTAGCACGCTATCATGACTTCCATCGTCTCATTTATGACGGAAGCCCTCTCATTGTAGAATTTGATCATCCTTATGCATCTATCCGTTGGGAAGCACCAGAGCCTCACCCCACCCAACTTACAGATGAAATTGCGATTGCCTTAATGGTACAGTTTCTTAAATTATTCATGTCAGGTGAGCAAATTCATTTGCATGAGGTACATTTCGTTAATATTGCACCTAAAAACACTCATATTTATGAGCAGTACTTCCATTGCAAAGTCCGCTTTGACCAACCTAAAACACAACTTTTATTACCTGTGTCCGAAGCATTTAAACCACTAAAAACAGGTGATCACACACTACAACAATTGTTATTGCAGCAAGCCCAAGCCTTATTGGAAAAGCTCCCAAACTCTACACAGCTCGACCAACGTTTACAGCATGCCATTTTGACAGGGCTGCAAAAGAACCAATACCAAATCGACTGTATTGCGGAAAAGCTTGGACTTTCAGTTCGACAGCTTCAACGACACTTGCAGCAACAAGACACCACATTTCAAGCACGCGTTCAGCAAGTTCGCTTTATGTTGGCAACAGAATATTTAAAAAACCCTCATCTTAGCCTGCAAGAAATCGCCTTATTGCTTTGTTATTCAGAACAAAGTGCTTTTCAGCGTGCTTTTAAGCTTTGGGCGGGAAAAACACCGCAACAGTGGCGGAAAAACAACATAATTTACAATTTGTAA
- a CDS encoding sterol desaturase family protein, producing MLKGFIAGLAVANAFEWFAHKYILHGVHRPGQPRYSPVPKSMESHWAHHREVRKQEFSDECYVQGFEHWRTRNEVMSLAVVAGVASVAFYPFSKGMSLAALYSAGNYYYVHRRAHLEPDWARRTIPWHYDHHMNSNQDANWCVTRPWFDYVMGTRVVSSADLKEANPLGLPLPAPISKVLTQAIESIFPAKWVEQKPKLIPAVETSEQQSVA from the coding sequence ATGTTAAAGGGGTTCATCGCAGGTTTGGCAGTTGCCAATGCATTTGAGTGGTTTGCACATAAATATATTTTGCATGGTGTCCATCGACCTGGGCAACCACGTTATAGCCCTGTACCAAAAAGCATGGAATCACACTGGGCACATCATCGTGAGGTACGAAAACAGGAGTTTTCGGATGAATGCTATGTACAAGGATTCGAACATTGGCGTACACGTAACGAAGTGATGTCATTGGCCGTTGTAGCTGGGGTCGCAAGTGTGGCGTTCTATCCATTTTCAAAAGGAATGTCGCTCGCTGCACTTTATAGCGCTGGGAATTATTATTATGTACATCGTCGTGCGCATTTAGAGCCAGACTGGGCAAGACGTACGATTCCTTGGCACTACGATCATCATATGAATTCAAATCAAGATGCCAATTGGTGTGTGACTCGACCATGGTTTGACTACGTCATGGGAACGCGGGTGGTATCTTCTGCTGACTTAAAAGAAGCTAATCCACTTGGCTTGCCATTGCCAGCGCCTATTTCTAAAGTACTAACGCAAGCGATTGAATCCATTTTCCCTGCTAAATGGGTGGAACAAAAGCCGAAACTTATCCCAGCTGTTGAGACCTCAGAGCAGCAATCAGTAGCTTAA
- the hisF gene encoding imidazole glycerol phosphate synthase subunit HisF, with protein MLAKRIIPCLDVDNGRVVKGVQFLDIRDAGDPVEVARRYNEQGADEITFLDITATHHGRDTTYRTVERMAESVFVPLTVGGGVRKVEDIRLLLNAGADKVSINSAAVFTPEFVQEASQRFGAQCIVVAIDAKKTGENKWEIFTHGGRKPTGIDAIEWAVKMADFGAGELLITSMDADGTKAGYDIALMRQINDRVSIPTIASGGVGNLQHLADGILKGGADAVLAASIFHFGQHTIPEAKQYLADQGIEMRL; from the coding sequence ATGCTCGCAAAACGTATTATCCCTTGCTTAGATGTTGATAATGGTCGAGTCGTCAAAGGCGTTCAATTCCTTGATATTCGTGATGCAGGTGATCCTGTAGAAGTTGCTCGTCGTTATAACGAACAAGGTGCCGACGAAATTACCTTTTTAGATATTACCGCCACCCATCATGGACGTGATACTACCTATCGTACCGTAGAACGAATGGCTGAAAGCGTCTTTGTTCCTTTAACTGTAGGCGGCGGTGTTCGTAAGGTTGAAGATATTCGCTTATTGCTCAACGCAGGTGCGGATAAAGTGAGTATTAACTCGGCGGCAGTGTTTACGCCTGAGTTTGTTCAAGAGGCATCACAACGTTTTGGTGCACAATGCATCGTGGTTGCGATCGACGCCAAGAAAACAGGTGAAAATAAGTGGGAAATCTTTACCCATGGTGGTCGTAAACCAACAGGCATCGATGCAATTGAATGGGCAGTCAAAATGGCAGACTTCGGTGCGGGTGAATTGTTAATTACCAGTATGGATGCTGACGGTACCAAAGCAGGCTATGACATTGCCTTGATGCGTCAGATCAATGATCGTGTCAGCATTCCAACCATTGCTTCAGGTGGTGTTGGCAATTTACAGCACTTAGCTGATGGTATTTTAAAAGGCGGTGCTGATGCAGTATTGGCAGCCTCTATTTTCCACTTTGGTCAACATACTATTCCAGAAGCGAAACAATATCTGGCTGATCAAGGTATTGAAATGCGTTTATAA
- a CDS encoding homoserine kinase — protein MSVYTPLSLDEVQAFAEPYGLAVIDLIPIQGGIQNTNYFLVDQTQKQYVLTVFEELDAEGAGELVPVLDCLGEAGVAVAVPLKHHGQAIHSIANKPAQIAPRLMGVHPEDATIEQIQAIAQAQAKMHLALKDFPLVRDFNRNHQYWTEVAEQLKPHMNQADQDLLAQVFQQFADITQQHPDRPTGFIHSDLFRDNTLFEGDQLQGILDFYELNQDEWLFDIAISINDFCTAYPQAHLDQAKADAFLQAYQTIRMLTQDEKACLNVFLAMAACRFWSMRLQVAQKNAEHGRTGGDILQKDPMEMRMMLQDRLQQITA, from the coding sequence ATGTCGGTTTATACCCCGTTGAGTTTAGATGAAGTTCAAGCCTTTGCTGAGCCTTATGGTTTGGCAGTGATTGATCTGATTCCGATCCAAGGCGGTATCCAAAACACCAATTATTTTTTGGTGGATCAAACACAAAAGCAATATGTGTTAACGGTGTTTGAAGAGTTAGATGCGGAAGGTGCGGGTGAGTTGGTCCCTGTATTGGACTGTTTGGGTGAGGCAGGTGTTGCTGTCGCGGTGCCACTCAAGCACCATGGTCAAGCGATTCATAGTATTGCAAATAAACCCGCCCAAATTGCACCCCGTTTGATGGGCGTACATCCCGAAGATGCCACGATAGAACAGATTCAAGCGATCGCTCAAGCTCAAGCAAAAATGCATTTGGCTTTAAAAGATTTTCCTTTAGTGCGTGATTTTAATCGCAATCATCAGTATTGGACTGAAGTTGCTGAACAGTTGAAACCTCACATGAATCAAGCGGATCAGGACTTATTGGCGCAGGTTTTTCAACAATTTGCAGACATTACTCAGCAGCATCCAGATCGTCCAACAGGTTTTATTCATTCAGATTTGTTTCGAGACAATACGCTGTTTGAAGGCGATCAATTGCAGGGCATTTTAGATTTTTATGAGTTGAATCAGGATGAATGGCTATTTGATATTGCGATTAGTATCAATGACTTTTGTACTGCCTATCCGCAAGCTCATCTTGATCAAGCTAAAGCCGACGCGTTTTTGCAAGCTTATCAAACGATTCGTATGCTCACCCAAGATGAGAAAGCGTGTTTGAATGTATTTTTAGCGATGGCTGCATGCCGTTTTTGGAGTATGCGTTTGCAAGTTGCGCAAAAAAATGCCGAACATGGACGTACAGGTGGTGATATTTTGCAAAAAGATCCAATGGAAATGCGCATGATGTTGCAAGACCGTTTACAACAGATCACAGCTTAG
- a CDS encoding DUF1294 domain-containing protein: protein MRDQGRLVEWFDEKGYGFIQPNDAFKDRVFLHIKDFARPGPRPIVGCALEYLVILDERGRYRAQQVTYLKASQVIEHKAAPTKSQQKQTWTPMKIGILVYIGFMVIASLAKWLPPYSLLFVSLMNALSYWLYAQDKEAAQLGNRRVPEQTLHIVDALGGWCAGWYAQQKLRHKTQKQPFRQIYFCTIAFHILLICWLISPLNVFY from the coding sequence ATGCGAGATCAAGGTCGATTAGTTGAATGGTTTGATGAAAAAGGTTACGGTTTTATTCAACCCAATGATGCATTTAAAGATCGTGTTTTTTTACATATCAAAGACTTTGCTCGTCCTGGGCCTCGTCCTATCGTTGGTTGTGCGTTGGAATACCTTGTGATTTTGGATGAACGTGGGCGTTATCGTGCACAGCAAGTCACTTATTTGAAAGCATCGCAAGTGATTGAGCATAAGGCAGCACCGACCAAATCTCAGCAGAAACAGACATGGACACCGATGAAAATCGGAATCTTGGTTTATATCGGCTTTATGGTAATTGCGAGTTTAGCCAAATGGTTGCCGCCGTATAGCTTACTGTTTGTGAGTTTGATGAATGCATTAAGTTATTGGCTATATGCTCAAGATAAAGAAGCAGCGCAGTTGGGCAATCGTCGTGTACCTGAACAGACTTTACATATTGTCGATGCGCTGGGCGGATGGTGCGCTGGTTGGTATGCTCAGCAAAAACTGAGACATAAAACACAAAAACAACCGTTTCGTCAGATTTATTTCTGTACCATAGCTTTTCATATATTGTTGATATGTTGGTTAATTTCTCCTCTTAATGTTTTTTACTAA
- a CDS encoding DUF4870 family protein, translating to MNYSVDQDPNRTLTLILYVLYIIAIFTGGLLAIVALIINYVKRRDVQGSIFESHFTWQIRTFWWYLAWNIIAFIPFLFLFFTGDNPNLFAGVALSAVTFAFAVVFVAWIWIVYRAIRGLIALNDNKPMYS from the coding sequence ATGAATTATTCTGTTGATCAAGATCCGAATCGCACCTTGACCTTAATTCTTTATGTTCTTTATATTATTGCGATTTTTACGGGCGGTTTGTTGGCAATCGTGGCTTTGATTATTAACTATGTCAAACGTCGTGATGTGCAAGGCTCAATTTTTGAGAGTCATTTTACATGGCAGATTCGCACTTTCTGGTGGTATCTGGCATGGAATATTATCGCCTTTATTCCGTTCCTTTTCCTGTTTTTTACAGGTGATAATCCGAACCTATTTGCAGGTGTTGCACTTTCTGCGGTTACATTCGCGTTTGCTGTGGTGTTCGTCGCATGGATTTGGATTGTTTATCGTGCCATTCGTGGTTTGATCGCTCTCAATGATAATAAACCGATGTATTCGTAA